In a genomic window of Thermincola ferriacetica:
- a CDS encoding S1C family serine protease — protein MSFQRKSFIVGIVILSFICGAVFTLGGSWALHMYKPTPVLANNPNENKSPAITIGPTTISTTVKEVSPAVVNIETEVVNQNGLQDNPFFNDPFFREFFGSQFDLTPRTEKGLGTGFIIKPDGYILTNEHVIRNAQKIKVKIQGMQTPLDARVIGADEELDLALIKVNPKGALPTLKLGDSDRIQVGDWVIAIGNPYGLDHTVTVGVISAKGRPVNISGKEYKNLLQTDAAINPGNSGGPLLNTGGEVIGINTAVNASAQGIGFAIPSATVKQVLDQLITKGKVVHPYLGVYLQTLDKELADYFGAPGTNGAVIADVTPGSPADSAGLQRGDIILEINKKKIKNSDEVVDLVKKSKVGDKLVMQVFRNGHSSFVTVTVGEKK, from the coding sequence ATGTCGTTCCAGAGGAAATCTTTTATTGTCGGCATAGTCATACTAAGCTTTATTTGCGGCGCCGTCTTTACCCTGGGCGGCAGTTGGGCCTTACACATGTACAAGCCCACACCGGTTTTAGCCAATAATCCAAATGAGAACAAGTCACCCGCCATCACCATAGGGCCCACGACAATATCAACCACTGTGAAAGAAGTCAGCCCGGCGGTAGTCAACATTGAGACAGAAGTAGTTAACCAAAATGGCTTGCAGGATAACCCCTTCTTCAACGATCCCTTTTTCCGTGAATTCTTTGGCAGTCAGTTCGACCTTACCCCCAGGACCGAAAAAGGGTTGGGAACAGGCTTTATTATAAAGCCGGACGGATATATACTTACCAATGAACATGTCATAAGGAATGCCCAAAAAATTAAGGTTAAAATTCAGGGTATGCAAACCCCTCTGGATGCCAGGGTGATCGGAGCTGATGAGGAGCTGGACCTGGCCCTGATTAAAGTTAACCCCAAAGGGGCATTACCAACCCTGAAGTTGGGCGATTCCGACCGTATCCAGGTAGGCGACTGGGTAATTGCCATAGGCAACCCGTACGGCCTTGACCATACCGTTACCGTTGGGGTAATAAGCGCCAAAGGCCGTCCGGTTAATATCAGCGGCAAGGAATATAAAAACCTGCTGCAAACCGATGCCGCAATAAACCCTGGTAACAGCGGCGGTCCGCTGCTAAATACCGGTGGTGAAGTAATTGGAATTAATACCGCCGTTAATGCTTCCGCGCAAGGGATCGGCTTTGCTATTCCTTCCGCCACCGTTAAACAGGTGCTGGACCAGTTAATAACCAAAGGTAAAGTGGTCCACCCGTACTTGGGGGTATACCTGCAAACCCTGGACAAAGAATTGGCTGATTATTTTGGTGCCCCGGGAACAAACGGAGCTGTCATAGCCGATGTCACGCCCGGCAGTCCGGCAGATTCCGCAGGATTACAGAGAGGGGATATTATTCTCGAAATTAATAAAAAGAAAATCAAGAATTCGGACGAAGTTGTTGACCTGGTTAAGAAATCCAAAGTCGGAGACAAACTGGTCATGCAGGTTTTCCGCAACGGCCATTCCAGCTTCGTCACCGTAACCGTCGGCGAGAAAAAATGA
- a CDS encoding heparan-alpha-glucosaminide N-acetyltransferase yields the protein MLNRDERKRIWELDFLRGIALILMIIFHFLYDLNEFFHYPVAYYTGVYYYIGKVSVILFMLISGISSSLSRNNLKRGLRLLIIAMGITAVTHLWQAQWGIKFGILHFLGVSIMLYPALARLPSIALPVLGTLAIWAGRFLPEVSFDYLFPLGIKSSNFVSSDYYPLIPWLGVFVYGVFLGKVLYKNHKSLLKFRFSPQNPVNYLGAHTLIVYLIHQPLLLLMLNIIFHFL from the coding sequence ATGTTGAACAGGGACGAAAGAAAAAGGATCTGGGAATTGGATTTTTTGCGGGGCATAGCTTTAATACTGATGATAATTTTTCACTTTTTATATGACCTGAATGAGTTTTTTCATTACCCGGTGGCTTATTATACAGGAGTTTACTATTATATAGGCAAGGTTTCTGTCATTCTTTTTATGTTGATATCGGGTATCAGTTCATCATTAAGCCGCAATAACCTGAAACGGGGATTGCGTTTATTGATTATTGCGATGGGTATTACTGCCGTTACCCACCTATGGCAGGCCCAGTGGGGTATTAAATTCGGGATTCTCCATTTTTTGGGGGTAAGCATTATGCTTTATCCTGCCCTCGCCAGACTTCCTTCAATAGCATTGCCGGTGCTGGGGACATTGGCGATATGGGCCGGGCGGTTTTTACCGGAAGTATCATTTGATTACCTGTTTCCCCTAGGGATTAAAAGCAGCAACTTTGTTTCATCTGATTATTATCCGTTAATTCCCTGGCTCGGCGTTTTTGTCTATGGTGTTTTTCTTGGCAAGGTTTTATACAAAAACCATAAAAGTTTGCTCAAGTTTCGTTTCAGTCCACAAAACCCAGTTAATTACCTGGGCGCCCATACTTTGATTGTCTACCTCATTCATCAACCCCTGTTACTGTTGATGTTGAATATAATTTTTCACTTTTTGTAA
- a CDS encoding HD domain-containing protein, with amino-acid sequence MSWSLKYIKKLQREIEKYKEQMLYVFNSEEDIAKQSYLLRLSQDLDKLMIRYQSFKKLLTSFQNMPYSVDFYMNTKFCEVRLDGDCRVLNIDKVENNLLYIIKDNFNNIVDVLYGIELNGRQPNKKANNFSFCDSGISIWLANKIFHKEKSEFLLVQNRDCRIIGILEKKQTQLLCRQKAMSASVRKKLCRIEEAFEHVPASIFVLDQELYIDYANSAAIKNFSEVLPVNYLHRRADLVFSGFFSNSYKEFINSKFWQYIKSGQECSEIEVKLLNYISLSAGIKVIKTGFDIECIVVSFVNSDDNSDELKQTVEALKSTTDELSQALSLFIPREIESKLRQIPEYKDIYNPETKKITVIAKIDEGGYWHVVNCLRILCQIDRLGVLKRFNIDKQLLIQAILIHDIGKIQPVLRIGDTVDPMAVFEKSSLHALRSSEFSAQMGYSKYVTLLVKYHHHREDELPPNFPRELIPAFKLFKIIDGLSAAITRRNATVTMELSNTKLIIYEENFERPEYNKKHILNFTDMINPEISIC; translated from the coding sequence ATGTCATGGTCTTTAAAATATATAAAAAAGCTGCAAAGAGAAATAGAAAAATATAAAGAACAAATGCTATACGTTTTTAACAGTGAAGAGGATATTGCCAAACAGAGTTATCTACTCAGATTAAGCCAGGATCTGGATAAGTTAATGATTCGTTACCAAAGTTTTAAAAAATTGCTTACTTCTTTTCAAAATATGCCTTACAGTGTTGATTTTTATATGAATACAAAATTTTGTGAAGTAAGACTAGACGGGGACTGTCGGGTTTTAAACATTGATAAGGTTGAGAACAATTTGCTATATATAATTAAAGATAATTTCAATAATATTGTTGATGTATTATACGGAATAGAATTAAACGGGAGACAACCGAATAAAAAAGCTAATAATTTTTCTTTTTGTGATTCAGGTATATCCATCTGGTTAGCAAACAAAATATTTCATAAAGAGAAAAGTGAATTTTTACTTGTTCAGAACCGTGATTGCAGGATCATCGGTATTCTGGAAAAAAAACAAACGCAGCTCCTGTGCCGGCAAAAAGCAATGAGTGCAAGTGTAAGAAAAAAGCTCTGCCGGATTGAGGAAGCCTTTGAACATGTGCCGGCCAGTATTTTTGTTCTTGATCAAGAATTATATATTGATTATGCAAATTCAGCAGCGATAAAAAATTTTAGTGAGGTTTTGCCGGTCAATTACCTGCACAGAAGGGCAGACTTGGTTTTTAGCGGATTCTTCAGCAACAGCTATAAAGAATTTATCAATAGTAAATTCTGGCAATACATAAAAAGTGGACAAGAATGTTCGGAAATTGAGGTGAAATTGTTAAATTATATATCTTTATCTGCGGGTATAAAAGTTATAAAAACTGGTTTTGACATAGAGTGTATAGTAGTTAGTTTTGTAAATTCCGATGACAATTCCGATGAGTTAAAACAAACGGTTGAGGCGCTTAAGTCCACCACTGATGAACTATCACAGGCATTAAGTCTCTTTATCCCCCGTGAAATCGAAAGCAAATTAAGGCAGATTCCCGAATACAAGGACATTTATAACCCTGAAACGAAAAAAATAACAGTTATCGCCAAAATAGACGAAGGCGGTTACTGGCATGTGGTAAATTGTTTAAGAATTCTTTGTCAAATAGATCGCCTTGGGGTTTTAAAAAGGTTTAATATTGATAAACAATTACTGATTCAAGCAATCCTGATTCATGATATCGGGAAAATTCAGCCTGTTCTTCGTATAGGAGATACAGTTGACCCAATGGCTGTATTTGAAAAGAGTAGCTTACATGCTTTAAGAAGCTCCGAGTTCTCTGCCCAAATGGGGTACAGTAAGTACGTTACATTGTTGGTAAAGTATCATCACCATCGTGAGGATGAACTTCCTCCAAATTTCCCTAGAGAGTTAATTCCGGCATTCAAACTTTTTAAAATAATTGATGGTTTGTCAGCTGCCATTACCAGGAGAAATGCAACTGTTACTATGGAACTAAGTAATACCAAGCTGATTATTTATGAGGAAAACTTCGAACGTCCGGAATACAATAAGAAACATATTCTAAATTTTACTGATATGATAAATCCTGAGATTTCTATATGCTAG
- a CDS encoding sigma-54-dependent Fis family transcriptional regulator — protein sequence MRVLIKDVMSKGVVKLHKDWPVRKAAQIFLERVIDGAPVVDNENRVVGIFTKTHLMRALDKSLDMPVERLMNKNVIFISETLPVEEALNIPVGRLPVVDDDGNMVGWLTRTDLAFAFIDQYKKAIEGLSAIIDSLYVGVLAVDRKGQISLVNKKAASLLDIDPAKVLGNSVDQVLPLPVNKAIVKNQSISGLDLSGSGYPVVADITPVVSNGEVTGAVAVFR from the coding sequence ATGCGGGTTTTAATAAAAGACGTTATGTCCAAAGGAGTCGTGAAATTACATAAAGACTGGCCTGTCCGCAAGGCAGCCCAGATATTTTTGGAAAGGGTAATAGACGGTGCGCCTGTTGTCGACAATGAAAACCGTGTGGTGGGTATTTTTACCAAAACCCACCTGATGAGGGCCCTGGACAAGTCGCTGGATATGCCGGTGGAACGTTTGATGAACAAAAACGTGATATTTATAAGTGAAACACTGCCTGTTGAAGAAGCGCTGAATATACCTGTCGGTCGGCTCCCTGTTGTAGACGACGACGGCAATATGGTGGGATGGCTGACCAGGACGGACTTGGCTTTTGCCTTTATCGATCAGTATAAAAAAGCTATTGAGGGGTTATCAGCAATTATAGATTCCCTTTATGTGGGTGTTTTGGCTGTGGACCGGAAGGGCCAGATTTCACTGGTTAACAAAAAGGCGGCCAGTTTGCTGGATATTGATCCTGCTAAAGTTTTGGGCAATTCCGTGGATCAGGTTTTGCCATTGCCGGTTAATAAGGCGATCGTGAAAAACCAGAGTATTAGTGGACTGGACCTCAGTGGGAGCGGTTATCCGGTTGTTGCTGATATCACCCCTGTTGTCAGTAATGGCGAAGTAACCGGAGCAGTTGCGGTTTTCCGATAA
- a CDS encoding PduL/EutD family phosphate acyltransferase has protein sequence MTLSLTVPIKILKHHVHLSLDHAKILFGDEIAQQEPNYAAGTGNYRTDKFIDVVGPKGEIHNVAVVEPYRDKTQVEISQSAAIELGLKVPLKDSGDLEGTPGAVLIGPMGTVAIGAGIIIPNSHVHLSREDAQKLSLSNGDRVNLLVQGLKKIEYQDILVRVEPASESQVHLGFDEANAAIVESGASAVIRVHNYPFFYDNDGIPVVLPRFADIKISLLNKANCSLAVEAINFCTNIFEFTPTEKRRMTNNLLKVQRGESDDYFFLVASDAESVIGVTSTYYLPDLKMAFMEFIAVAPHCQRRGLGSYLYYQTLNTLSKAGKELVAMVFEVRSTRDGLARRKEFFLNLGAVPINLQFYPIGHKMDPELMLMLKPMSANFCLNTPVLVKFFSSLSKRLMEV, from the coding sequence ATGACATTATCCCTTACCGTGCCCATCAAAATACTAAAACACCATGTCCATTTATCTCTGGACCATGCAAAAATTTTATTCGGCGACGAAATAGCGCAACAGGAACCTAATTACGCTGCCGGGACCGGCAATTACAGGACGGATAAATTCATTGACGTCGTGGGGCCAAAGGGGGAGATTCACAACGTAGCCGTGGTTGAACCCTACCGGGATAAAACTCAGGTGGAAATTTCCCAGTCGGCGGCCATTGAGTTAGGGTTAAAAGTTCCTTTAAAAGATTCCGGCGACCTTGAGGGAACACCGGGCGCTGTATTAATTGGGCCAATGGGAACGGTGGCAATCGGGGCGGGTATTATAATTCCCAATTCTCACGTACATTTAAGTAGGGAAGACGCACAAAAACTATCCTTGTCTAACGGGGATAGGGTAAATCTTTTGGTGCAGGGCTTAAAGAAAATAGAATACCAGGATATTCTCGTCAGGGTTGAACCGGCGTCGGAGTCGCAGGTGCATTTGGGCTTTGATGAGGCCAATGCAGCTATTGTTGAGAGTGGTGCTTCAGCCGTGATCAGAGTACATAATTACCCCTTTTTTTACGATAATGATGGGATTCCTGTGGTTTTGCCCCGTTTTGCGGATATTAAAATTTCCTTATTGAACAAGGCTAATTGTTCCCTGGCGGTGGAAGCTATCAATTTCTGTACGAATATATTTGAATTTACTCCCACCGAGAAAAGAAGGATGACCAACAACCTTTTGAAAGTTCAGCGCGGGGAATCGGACGATTACTTCTTCCTGGTTGCCAGTGATGCTGAAAGCGTCATAGGGGTAACTTCCACCTACTATTTACCGGATCTCAAAATGGCATTCATGGAATTCATCGCTGTTGCCCCTCATTGCCAACGCAGGGGCTTAGGCTCGTACCTGTATTACCAGACGTTAAATACCCTAAGCAAAGCGGGGAAAGAATTGGTGGCCATGGTCTTTGAGGTGCGCTCCACCAGGGACGGCCTGGCTCGGCGGAAGGAATTCTTTTTAAATTTGGGAGCTGTACCTATCAACCTGCAGTTCTACCCTATCGGTCACAAAATGGACCCGGAATTGATGCTCATGTTGAAACCAATGTCGGCCAATTTTTGCCTGAATACTCCGGTGCTGGTCAAATTTTTCAGCAGTTTATCCAAACGACTGATGGAAGTCTGA